A segment of the Terriglobales bacterium genome:
TACCTCGGGCTTTGCCACTTGCAGCAAGGCCAATACGCGAGGGCGGAGCAATCTTTCCGCATGGCGATCGCGATTTTCGGAGCCAAACCAGGTTTTCATTACGCGTTGGCGATCTCGCTGGAGAAGCAAGGCAAATTGGAACAGGCGCGCGACGAACTGCGAGCGGAATGGCGCATCAATCCGAATCCGCAGGTGAAGATAGCACTGGAAGCGCTGGAAAAGCCGGCGACTCCGCCGCGACCGTAAGTTTTTTCGAGCGGCAAAACGGAGGCGCGCGCCGGCGCGCACCGAGGCAAGGTGCCTGCACCGGTCAAAAGATAAAGATGGCAGCGGAGATGACGGTGGTCCACTTGCCGTTTTTGTCGCCCACGGCTGACTGCGTGACATTCATGGTGCGGACAATTTTGTTCGAAAGGCGGTAGACCTCTTTCTTCTCGTCCCAGGATTTGTCCGGGTCAAACTCGACGTCCAGGGTGGTAGCGAGCATTTCGGCGGCGAGTTCTTCGGCGTAGTCACCGGCCTGGTCGTCGGTCTCTCCGAAAGAATGGTGCTCGCTCAGATAGCCGTAAGTGGAGCGATCAGCTGGGATGGCGAGCCCGATACTGGACGCCAGCAGCCGGTGCGGCTCATGCGTGGAGTTTTCCGCGACCACCGCGAAGACAACCTCCCCGTGATTGAGGTGGCGAAGACCGAGGGCGCGAGGGATGACCTTGCACTGCGGCGGAAAGATAGAAGAGACGCGCACCAGATTTTGCGACGCGATGCCCGCGTCGCGCAGCGCCAGCTCAAACGATGTCAGACGTTCCTTGTGCTTGCCAACGCCCTTAGTGAGGAAGATCCGGCGCGGGACCATGTCTTTTCCCAATTCGCTTGCCTCCACCTAATTTCGAATGGTTGGAAAAATAACACGCTGCCGCGGAAGCAGTGCAGAGAAAATGCAATCAGGCAAAAAAAATTTGCTGAACATGCAGGGGGCGAAGTGCGCTGCCGCCCGCATTCAGACCAGGCAGCGGTAGCTCGTCGTGGCAGTTCGGCCAATGCCGCCGAGCTCCTGACTGCCGGCTACCAGCTACGATGAAGTTGGCTGCTATTTC
Coding sequences within it:
- a CDS encoding arginine decarboxylase, pyruvoyl-dependent, whose translation is MVPRRIFLTKGVGKHKERLTSFELALRDAGIASQNLVRVSSIFPPQCKVIPRALGLRHLNHGEVVFAVVAENSTHEPHRLLASSIGLAIPADRSTYGYLSEHHSFGETDDQAGDYAEELAAEMLATTLDVEFDPDKSWDEKKEVYRLSNKIVRTMNVTQSAVGDKNGKWTTVISAAIFIF